In Helianthus annuus cultivar XRQ/B chromosome 9, HanXRQr2.0-SUNRISE, whole genome shotgun sequence, the following are encoded in one genomic region:
- the LOC110875467 gene encoding trichoplein keratin filament-binding protein-like translates to MIEDKPKDKSRACAVIQDDEGYDWSQILSEEDRVDNRSTAHGRNPSKSKHYVFIAEIQEENKEEKGTAEIKEKTREEILSEKTYRERNIAWNRMDEMKEEYESAVSNKRWDKKRECYFNRQGEPVVPKKDIVFDDVLLIIPRSVEYYTNVEKDKTYAKRLEKDIRHVMISRLKKRDEERMKKNVDEMVNDLKKIVEDVKVEAVKVEVVKKEEEVVEEKAVTKKQLVDEEIMKKKEEKESLNVDNVGDESANDEKKEELKQTDAAENTKVTVTEVLKKTEDCENEKQSSLAQQEEDEAAEPWIPDYDPDS, encoded by the exons atgattgaagataaacccaAAGATAAGTCAAGAGCTTGTGCTGTAATCCaagatgatgaaggatatgattggagtCAGATTCTTTCAGAAGAAGATCGTGTTGATAATCGAAGTACAGCTCATGGTAGAAACCCATCAAAGAGCAAACATTATGTTTTTATTGCTGAAATTCAAGaggaaaacaaagaagaaaaaggcACAGCTGAAATCAAAGAGAAAACTAGAGAAGAAATTCTGAGCGAGAAAACATACCGAGAAAGAAACATTGCTTGGAATAGAATGGATGAAATGAAAGAAGAGTATGAGAGTGCAGTGAGCAACAAAAGATGGGACAAAAAGAGAGAGTGTTATTTCAACAGACAAGGTGAACCTGTTGTTCCCAAAAAGGACAtagtttttgatgatgttcttctcataattcctcGATCAGTCGAATATTACACAAATGTTGAAAAAGATAAAACATATGCAAAAAGGCTTGAAAAGGACATAAGACATGTCATGATATCGAGATTGAAGAAGAGagatgaagaaagaatgaagaagaatgtagATGAGATGGTGAATGATTTGAAGAAGATTGTTGAAGATGTGAAAGTTGAAGCTGTTAAAGTTGAGGTtgtgaagaaagaagaagaagttgTTGAAGAAAAAGCTGTTACTAAAAAACAGCTTGTTGATGAAGAAAtaatgaagaagaaagaagagaaagaaagttTGAATGTGGACAATGTTGGTGATGAAAGTGCTAATGATGAGAAGAAGGAAGAGCTGAAGCAGACAGATGCAGCAGAAAACACTAAAGTGACAGTCACTGAG gtgctcaagaaaacCGAAGACTGTGAAAATGAAAAACAAAGCAGCCTGGCACAACAAGAGGAAGATGAGGCTGCTGAACCCTgg ATACCAGATTATGATCCCGatagctga